The following DNA comes from Salvelinus namaycush isolate Seneca chromosome 39, SaNama_1.0, whole genome shotgun sequence.
tagtgttctaGTGTGGTGTTCTAGtgtggtgttatactgtggtgTTCTACGGTAGTGTTcggtgttctactgtagtgttctaGTGTGGTGTTCTACTGTTGTGTTCTACtgttgtgttctactgtagtgttctaCTGTGGTGTTCTACTGTGGTGTTCTAGTGTGGTGTTCTAGTGTGGTGTTCTACTGTGGTGTTCTAGTGTGGTGTTCTAGTGTAGTGGTTCTACTATGTGGTTCTACTGTGGTCGTAATGTTTCTACTATGTGGTTCTACTGTGGTTGTTTCTATTGTGTTGTGTTCTAGTGTGGTGGTTCTACTGTGTTTATATTGTGGTGGTTTAGCCCGGTCTCACCTTCTCATAGCGTGTCTCCATACAGAGGAAGATGAGGTAGGCTGTAGCGCAGGCCAGACATCCCTCCAGGTAGGACTGGCCTCCCATCTTCTCTGCCTCCGCATAGTAGATATTCAACCTCTTCACTGTGTCCTCAAACAACGGCCGCTCAATCTGACAGAGAGACACTCAGTTAGCTGTCTTTTCAGCcattagtgtgtgtatgtgttagacTACCCACCCTGCTCTCCAGCTCAGAAGGGAACTTGGTCTGGAAGCGGCAGGTGGTCCCTTCACTGTAGTCTCTCTGCAGGAACACCTTGTTGGCCAGAGATGCACTGTGCCTCAACTCTTGGAGGTTATGGAACTacaggacacaaacacacatgcgagcacgtgcgcacacacacccacccacccatatttggggggagagagaggagagagagaaaggagtgtgaggaagagagggggagcgagagagagattgtgGATAGAATTCTAATATGGATTAACTTTCTGGTTCTGAGGAAGCAGTGTGTATGACTCACCATGAGAATAAAACTAAACTGctcattcgctctctctctcacacacatactctctgTTCAAGAGGTAATGTATACAAACAGTGGCTGATGTAGTCTTTAGAGGTATACGATGATAGAGGAGAGGTGTTCAATCAAAGTCTGTCTGGCGGTCCGTTGGATCACGGCCCAGACAcagtatctctcctctctctctaactggtcttctctctctgtagctctcgttttctcctctcctttcccctctctcttctctcccttcccctctctctctctctctctctctctctcctttcttctctccctacccctctctcttctctctctctctcccttcccctcctctctcggTAGCTCttcgtctacctctctctctctcctgaccatGCACTCTGCTACAGCAGCCGGATCATGGAAACGAGCCAAGAGAAGAAGGCCCAACATCACAGAACAGCTCACAACAAATCAATCTCTGTAAGAACAGGGTTAGAAGGCTCAATAGGCCAACGATGGCACCAAATGGTCGTTTCCCCCCCATAAAGAAGCTTGATGTCCATAGTTGTGGATTTATGTGTGGGGGAGGTGTGTGGGCCAGTCTAGTTTCTTGCTTTGGGAAACTAGTTTAGGCTATTATGGTTCGTCAAGCTTGTTTCCTCAATGTGTCGCTGAATGAAAGGCAGTTGGACCGAATAACGGAAATGAAAAGATCCGTGTAAACGCGGAGATTTTCTCTCCTTGACCTCAATGGGTTGCTGTCCACGGTGCTGATATCTCTTTAGTAGGTTTCAGCACTAGCACGGGCCAGCCTGCCTATACCGGATTAACGGCGGAACACTAGAGACAAAAAAATAAGAGCTCTGCTTTCACCAAAACAGCTTAACGGCACGAGGATTGCTTGTTTATCCCTGTTCTCGTGCACAAGTTGTAGCATAGGCTACACAGCCTGCCTTGGAAACGCTGTTTGTGATACAAAGAGAATTCCTCTAACGAACCTCTTCAGTCACGTAGCCTTCCTACGCCTTTTAATATGGCAATATAATGATATAGGGATTATATGATATTCACATACCATGTCGGTCAGGGTGACCGAAGAAGTGTTAACATTGACACGGCTTCCATTTCTAATCAAAGCAGACGATTTATTTGCCAAAATGAACCTGCCTCCCTGACCCGTTTGAGCAAATGTTATATTCGAAATTAACTTTTTATACGTAAATAAACAACTGTTGTGTTGATTTCTATCGTTGCTGGGTAACAGAGATTGAAATGATTGTATGCTACACAAACCTTTCTATCACAGGGCTAACCTTGCTGTTACTGACAAAGCCATTCAAACGGTTCAGAATATAGGTTACAACCCTCtccacaaggctacctgctcATATGAAAGACAATACTGTATAACCATATGCCCATAGAGGTAAAGGGAAAGACATAGACTAACGAAGAGGATAGATTATTATATTCATTCTCACCTCTGTCGCCATGTTTCCATCTGACGGCGTAAGGCTACTAGGACGAGTCCCGGAGCTCAAAGCGCTTTACTGGGACACGGGGACGGGTTGGAGGGCGGGAGGAAGAGACGGAGGGGGAGGGCAGAGAGCGGCGGGGGTTGGGAGGACCTCACACGAGGGGGTAGGGCGCGGGGCGTGGTCTATATATCATCGCGTAGCACtaacagtcgtggccaaaagttttgaaaatgacacaaatattaatttccacaaagtttgctgcttcagtgtctagatatttttgtcagatgttactttggaatactgaagtataattacaagcatttcataagtgtcacaGGCTTTTATTGTCAATTACATGacgttgatgcaaagagtcaatatttgcagtgttgaccccttttcaagacctctgcaatccgccctggcaggctgtcaattaacttctgggccacatcctgactgatggcagcccattcttgcataatcaatgcttggagtttgtcagaatttgtgggtttttgtttgtccacccgcctcttgaggattgaccacaagttctcaatgggataaggtctggggagtttcctggccctggacccaaaatatatatgttttgttccccgagccacttagttatcacttttgccttatggcaaggtgctccatcatgctggaaaaggcattgttcgtcaccaaactgttcctggatgttgggagaagttgctctcggaggatgtgctggtgccattctttattcatcgctgtgttcttaggcaaaattgtgagtcagcccactcccttggctgagaagcaaccccacacatgaatggtctcagaatgctttactgttggcatgacacagtagcgctcaccttgtcttctccggacaagcttttttccggatgccccaaacaatcggaaaggggattcatcagagaaaatgacttcaccccagtcctcagcagtccaatccctgtaccttttggagaatatcagtctgtccctgatgtttttcctggagagaagtggcttctttgctgcccttcttgacaccaggccatcctccaaaaatCTTCACCTCAcagtgcgtgcagatgcactcacacctgcctgctgccattcctgagcaagctctgtactggtggtgccccgatcccgcagctgaatcaactttaggagacggtcctggcacttgctggactttcttgggcgccctgaagccttcttcacaacaattgaaccgctctccttgaagtgcctgatgatccgataaatggttgatttagatgcaatcttactggcagcaataaccttgcctgtgaagccattTTTGTGCAAAGtaatgacggcacatgtttccttgcaggtaaccatggatgacagaggaagaacaatgattccaagcaccaccctccttttgaagcttccagtctgttattcgaactcaatcagcatgacagagtgatctccagccttgtcctcgtcaacactcacagctgtgttaacgagagaatcactgacatgtcagctggtccttttgtggcagggctgaaatgcagtggaaatgtttttgggggggattcagttcatttgcatggcaaagagggactttgcaattaattgcaattcatctgatcactcttcataacattctggagtatatgcaaattgccatcatacaaactgaggcagcagactttgtgaaaattaatatttgtgtcattctcaaaacttttggccacgactgtacattccTTTCCTTGTTTCCTTTCCTTCTGGTAATACAAACTGATTTGAGGAGATAGGAAAGGTGGGAACAATATGGAGGAAGACAGGTTAAAGTAAGGAAGACAACAAAGTAAGGAAAGGAAACAAGGAAAGTAAGGAAGCtacttcagactattgagattCACCCTGGGTTGTGAGGAGGGGATTGGAAAGGAACCTGGAGCCTTCTGGCATGTGGTGGATTTGGGTTGTGAGGAGAGGAACCTGGAGCCTTCTGGCATGTGGTGGATTTGGGTTGAGTAGTGCCCAAAAGcgtgttttagcatgggcagcgccattgaggaccattctgaagtagtcaactgggtgtgacttcctatgggttaaggaaggatcacgaGTCCATCCAGGTCACCACGAGGGATCAGCTGATGAATTATACTCCTGAGCAAGCActccataactgcaggtggcagtaaatcaccaaccttggcttattacctgttcaaacaacacaatgcaagTGGCAgtgtgcaccctttcagtttgtttaccaactcatagaagtagtagatgaagaatggactacttcaaaatggagatgacCTCTATGGCACTGCTTAGCTCTCACAGacgccataatgggacagatacaatgTCTACGGTAGTGAAATGCCAACAGATGCACCAAACCTGCAGGGCACGCtctctttttaaatgttttattttttttaaaaacagAGCTCTCTACAACTAGGCTGAAAAAAGGCAGGAAAAATATGCCATAAGTTAATTTCAAACATTCAAAATCACATTAGTTTATTGAAGCAATGAAGAGTAAACAAAATCCTCCATTCTGTCAAGATAATCAAATGAATGAATCAATAAATTGGATAAATATAAACTTTCAGTGGATTGAATATAGGTGATCACAATGGTAAAAGTGTAACATGTACATTCTTATGTGTCAATCTAAAACCTGTGCTGTGTTCAAATACTCATACCAACAtcctgtatactacatacttaatgagtatatactacatactattagttcattttagaaTACTGTAAACTAagggtatcctttcagttgagtaCTAGCACTTTGCCTGTCTAccagaaattgatgatgttgctatgcaacctcttgctagcttgttagcataacaaatgactagctaGACATTTTAATTTTTCGGCTGTGTCCGTAAATTCAATAtggggtgcgttcgtaaattcacccATGGAGTGCAAGAGAGCGCTCAGAAtgcgctctgggcgttcgtaaatccagagttgtcagattgtccgttcgtaaattcagagcgtttcggtCTCGGAGCCCAGACTAGACACtctggccaaggagtagggttgatccgagcgttctgtcctcacaatggcagtcaagctcccaagctaactggctagctacctcCATTCACAAATGAGAAaccctcactctgaccattttacttgccctagcagagctggttaggcagtcaagcacccaagctaactggctagctacctcCATTCACAAATGAGAAaccctcactctgaccattttacttgccctagcagagctggttaggcagtcaagcacccaagctaactggctagctacctcCATTCACAAATGAGAAaccctcactctgaccattttactcgccctagcagagctggttaggctgttttcattttttgcagagtgttggtgactaactgtgctgcaggcaacaatttaattacttttttttttttttgccaacgcttactgacaccggccatattcaaccgtTTTATTCAGCTATTCTGTGCACTGGCACACAGATGAGAgatgctctgaaatcagagtagatagccagaattaacaatgtccattgagaacgcacaacgactctaccacttagctaagaatgatgtgaataatcaagtcaatataCATTGGGTGGTTAGCTagatagttaatatactgcctggcaagttcaatgtattagtagccaactaacgttaggtagctagctaacagaccggtacatactgctgcggttcgtaaggacagcgtagctaataaattgtcagccaacataacgtttaacttatttgaaaagtcattactttattacattgctcaacattttcttaaagCAATTCATTTGTATCTGCTCTCGTCGGCCATTttcctcaaatctgaaaatgttggtgaagccacgcccattttctgaagaatcgCATTATGGTTCCTAAAAGCacagaaatagtgtccactgcttgtatacttcgtattttggtgaatttagtacgacatccaggaacttttggcatactatgaccaataagtaTACTACATACTAAATTTACATCACAAATAGTACAGCTAGTATGAGTATTTGAACACAGCTCTGGGTTCCCTCTGGAAATCACTCCATGGGGTTAGGTTATGCTCCATGGGGATTAGGGTATGCCATTTAGCATCCTGTCTTTACATCCATTAAATTAACATTAGGACCAACATATAAAACCATTACATAATGGATAAGTTATAACAGGGTCAATCTATAGCATATCTTATACAATCCAAATACGcagccacgcacacacacacacacacacacacacacacacacacacacacacacacacacacacacacacacacacctcagcattCTCAGGACCTCCATGACAGTACAGGATAAATCTCAATGCAACACAAGCTGATGGGAGTCTGGGGGAGcgtccaaaatgacaccctatatagtccactactgtagaccagagcctatagggaatcccatagggctctgggcaAAAGCAGTGTAatttatagggaataggttgccatttgggactggTTCATCTTAATAACCCTTGTCACCTGGGCTAGAGCCAGAGAACCAGACAACCTGGGGTTTTGAACCACCCCCAGGGGGGGCTAGAGGCTGATCTGCCGCGGGC
Coding sequences within:
- the LOC120032448 gene encoding golgin subfamily A member 7B-like, whose translation is MATEFHNLQELRHSASLANKVFLQRDYSEGTTCRFQTKFPSELESRIERPLFEDTVKRLNIYYAEAEKMGGQSYLEGCLACATAYLIFLCMETRYEKVLKKIGGYIQEQNEKIYAPRGLLITDPIERGMRVIEISIYEDRGSSGSCSGSSSTSGSSAR